The bacterium genome includes the window CCCGGTTATTCAGGGCGGGATGGGCGTCGGCATATCCCTTTCGAGGCTCGCCAGCGCGGTCTCCCACGAAGGCGGGCTCGGAACGATATCGAGCGCCGCCCTGGACCGGCTTGTTTCAAAGGCCCTCGGCAGGAAGGTCTCGACGAGGGAAGCGGCCGCCCACGAAGTCGCCGAATCTAAAAAGGGCGGGGAGCCCGTGGCGATAAACATAATGGTCGCCCTCGAATCCACCTATGCGGATTCGGTTCTCGGCTCCCTCGACGCGGGCGTGGACGCGATAATCTCGGGAGCCGGCCTCCCCCTCGCTCTGCCCGCCCTTGCGAACGACCACCCCAACGGCAATAAAACCGCCCTCGTGCCCATCGTCTCCTCGGGCAGGGCGCTTCGCATCATCTGCAAGAGATGGCAAAAGCTCGGCAGGCTTCCCGACGCGGCGGTTGTCGAAGGTCCGCTCGCGGGCGGACACCTCGGGTGGAAAACCACGGACGAGATCTTCTCCCCCGAAGCCCGCCTCGAAAACATCCTTCCCGAATGTCTCGAAGTGGCGAAGGAATTCGGCGGCTTCCCGATAATCGCGGCGGGCGGCATCTTCACCCACGAAGACATCGTCCGCTACATAGCGATGGGCGCTTC containing:
- a CDS encoding nitronate monooxygenase; protein product: MQLPSLKIRDVIRPCPVIQGGMGVGISLSRLASAVSHEGGLGTISSAALDRLVSKALGRKVSTREAAAHEVAESKKGGEPVAINIMVALESTYADSVLGSLDAGVDAIISGAGLPLALPALANDHPNGNKTALVPIVSSGRALRIICKRWQKLGRLPDAAVVEGPLAGGHLGWKTTDEIFSPEARLENILPECLEVAKEFGGFPIIAAGGIFTHEDIVRYIAMGASGVQMGTRFLATEESGASERFKKAVVECEEKDILIATQPGSPCGLPFRILNNSPMFLETLRGMRKTICDKGYAMLGGKCAARELPDRFFCICNGLLSSAGFEPGKEPELYTVGALAGMVDRIMSVADLMKELCGTAATQES